One Setaria viridis chromosome 7, Setaria_viridis_v4.0, whole genome shotgun sequence genomic region harbors:
- the LOC117863325 gene encoding probable potassium transporter 15 isoform X2: MFLALQTLAVVFGDIGIGPLYTFDVMFNKYPIHGEEDVLGALSLVLYTLILMPLVKYVLVVLWANDDGEGGIFALYSLICRNAKVSLIPNQVHSEKRMSSFRLKLPTAELERSIKVKEKLESSLLLKKLLLGLVLFGTSMFISNGVITPAMSVLSAVSGLKVGIRNASQDVVVMISVALLVILFSLQRYATSKVGFALGPSLLVWFCCLGGIGIYNLSLYGPTAFKAFNPLYIIYYFGRNPFQAWLSLGGCLLCATGSEAIFSNLCYFPVRYVQYMFVLLVLPCLVLAYLGQAAFLIANPKSSEQVFFSSIPSGVFWPVFLLANLAALIASRTMTVAIFQCLKQSIALGCFPRLKIVHTSRKFMAKIYIPVVNWFLLVSCLGFIVLFRSVYDVGNAYAIAELGVMIMATVYVTIIMLLIWESNITKVLLFFITFLFLELIFFSSALSSVGDGGWAFLIFASVLLLIMFIWNYGSKLKYDSEVKQKLSKDLMRKLGPNLGTIRAPGLGLVCSDIVKGVPAIFGHFLTSLPAIHSIIVFVCIRNVPVPAVPQSERFLFQRVCSRSYHMFRCIARYGYKDKKQEHHSVFERLLIEGLEKFIQREAVELSLQSEDDVDSDEEPPTPMKIITAPNGSLYSLDVPLMADYVPSTQVIPETSCSTPHVDPVLDYAQNLELELAFIKQSKQSGAVYLIDNPIIKARKDSWFFKKLMINYFFAFLRNNCRRAIMLMSIPHSNMMQVRMTSYV; encoded by the exons ATGTTTCTTGCTCTTCAGACTCTTGCTGTAGTGTTTGGAGATATTGGAATTGGTCCATTATATACATTTGATGTCATGTTTAACAAGTACCCAATTCATGGGGAGGAGGATGTCCTTGGAGCACTCTCACTTGTTCTGTATACCCTGATTTTGATGCCATTAGTGAAATATGTTTTGGTTGTCCTTTGGGCCAATGATGATGGTGAAG GTGGTATATTTGCCTTGTATTCTTTGATTTGTAGAAATGCTAAAGTGAGTCTCATTCCAAACCAAGTACACTCTGAGAAGAGGATGTCAAGTTTTCGACTCAAGCTTCCAACGGCAGAACTAGAGAGATCCATAAAAGTAAAAGAGAAACTTGAATCATCATTGTTGTTAAAGAAGCTGCTGTTAGGCTTAGTGTTGTTTGGGACTTCCATGTTCATATCAAATGGAGTTATCACACCAGCAATGTCAG TGTTATCTGCTGTCAGTGGCTTGAAAGTTGGGATACGAAATGCCTCACAAG ATGTTGTGGTGATGATTTCAGTTGCACTTCTTGTAATATTGTTTAGTTTACAGAGGTATGCCACTAGCAAAGTGGGGTTTGCACTTGGTCcttctttacttgtatggttttgTTGTCTTGGAGGAATTGGCATATACAATCTGAGTCTATACGGACCAACAGCTTTTAAAGCATTTAATCCTCTCTACATCATTTATTATTTTGGGAGGAATCCTTTTCAGGCTTGGCTGTCCCTTGGTGGGTGTCTTTTATGTGCAACAG GATCTGAGGCCATCTTTTCGAATCTTTGTTACTTTCCCGTAAGATATGTTCAG TATATGTTTGTGCTTCTTGTTCTTCCTTGCCTTGTCTTGGCGTATCTAGGACAAGCTGCTTTTCTCATTGCCAATCCAAAGTCATCTGAGCAGGTCTTCTTTTCATCTATTCCAA GTGGAGTTTTCTGGCCTGTTTTCTTATTGGCGAATTTGGCTGCACTGATTGCCAGTAGGACAATGACTGTTGCTATATTCCAGTGCCTAAAGCAGTCTATAGCACTTGGTTGTTTTCCTCGGCTGAAAATTGTTCATACATCTCGAAAATTTATGGCTAAAATCTACATTCCTGTTGTAAACTGGTTCCTGCTGGTTTCCTGCTTGGGCTTCATTGTTTTGTTCAGAAGCGTATATGATGTTGGCAATGCATATG CTATAGCAGAGCTTGGTGTGATGATAATGGCCACGGTTTATGTTACAATCATAATGCTTCTAATATGGGAGTCCAATATTACTAAGGTTCTGTTGTTTTTTATCACATTCCTCTTCTTGGAGCTGATTTTCTTCTCGTCAGCTCTGAGTAGTGTTGGAGATGGAGGTTGGGCATTCCTGATCTTTGCATCTGTTCTACTCCTGATTATGTTTATATGGAACTATGGGAGTAAACTAAAGTATGACAGTGAAGTCAAGCAGAAGCTTTCAAAGGATTTAATGAGAAAGTTGGGGCCCAACCTTGGTACCATCAGAGCTCCTGGACTAGGCTTAGTCTGCAGTGATATTGTGAAAGGAGTTCCTGCAATTTTCGGTCATTTTCTGACCTCCCTTCCTGCGATACACTCTATTATAGTCTTTGTCTGTATCAGGAATGTGCCGGTTCCTGCGGTTCCCCAAAGTGAAAGGTTTCTTTTCCAACGTGTATGCTCAAGGAGCTATCACATGTTCCGCTGTATAGCCAG ATACGGGTACAAAGACAAGAAGCAGGAGCACCACAGTGTGTTTGAGCGTCTCCTGATAGAAGGCCTTGAAAAATTCATACAAAGGGAGGCAGTAGAGCTATCCCTACAAAGTGAAGACGATGTTGACTCCGACGAAGAGCCTCCCACCCCTATGAAGATCATCACAGCGCCAAACGGCAGCCTCTACTCCCTCGATGTCCCTCTTATGGCAGACTATGTGCCTTCAACACAAGTCATTCCTGAAACCAGCTGCTCGACACCTCATGTCGATCCTGTACTGGACTATGCACAGAACCTCGAACTGGAGCTGGCGTTCATCAAGCAGTCAAAGCAGTCTGGTGCCGTGTACCTCATCGACAACCCCATCATCAAGGCCAGGAAGGACTCATGGTTCTTCAAGAAGCTGATGATAAACTATTTCTTCGCGTTCCTGAGGAACAACTGCCGCCGGGCAATCATGTTGATGAGCATCCCGCACTCGAACATGATGCAGGTGCGCATGACTTCTTATGTCTGA
- the LOC117863325 gene encoding probable potassium transporter 15 isoform X1 yields MASSADSSAAGGMRKAPSLEWRWVSTEEDDDEDRGRGAAAVGVVGRGGSFESEDDEDGDDEDEEEKEEGKKRLIRTVPSVDWFDVEGNEVSAGQQLGDTEEFDFGRTMFLALQTLAVVFGDIGIGPLYTFDVMFNKYPIHGEEDVLGALSLVLYTLILMPLVKYVLVVLWANDDGEGGIFALYSLICRNAKVSLIPNQVHSEKRMSSFRLKLPTAELERSIKVKEKLESSLLLKKLLLGLVLFGTSMFISNGVITPAMSVLSAVSGLKVGIRNASQDVVVMISVALLVILFSLQRYATSKVGFALGPSLLVWFCCLGGIGIYNLSLYGPTAFKAFNPLYIIYYFGRNPFQAWLSLGGCLLCATGSEAIFSNLCYFPVRYVQYMFVLLVLPCLVLAYLGQAAFLIANPKSSEQVFFSSIPSGVFWPVFLLANLAALIASRTMTVAIFQCLKQSIALGCFPRLKIVHTSRKFMAKIYIPVVNWFLLVSCLGFIVLFRSVYDVGNAYAIAELGVMIMATVYVTIIMLLIWESNITKVLLFFITFLFLELIFFSSALSSVGDGGWAFLIFASVLLLIMFIWNYGSKLKYDSEVKQKLSKDLMRKLGPNLGTIRAPGLGLVCSDIVKGVPAIFGHFLTSLPAIHSIIVFVCIRNVPVPAVPQSERFLFQRVCSRSYHMFRCIARYGYKDKKQEHHSVFERLLIEGLEKFIQREAVELSLQSEDDVDSDEEPPTPMKIITAPNGSLYSLDVPLMADYVPSTQVIPETSCSTPHVDPVLDYAQNLELELAFIKQSKQSGAVYLIDNPIIKARKDSWFFKKLMINYFFAFLRNNCRRAIMLMSIPHSNMMQVRMTSYV; encoded by the exons atggcgtcgtcggcggattcgtcggcggccggcggcatgcGGAAGGCGCCGTCGCTGGAGTGGCGCTGGGTGTCCacggaggaggatgacgacgaggaCCGCGGCAggggcgccgcggccgtcgggGTGGTGGGCAGGGGCGGGAGCTTCGAgtcggaggacgacgaggacggcgacgacgaggacgaggaggagaaggaggagggcaAGAAGAGGCTGATCCGGACCGTGCCGTCCGTGGACTGGTTCGACGTCGAGGGCAACGAGGTCTCCGCGGGGCAGCAGCTCGGGGACACCGAG GAGTTTGATTTTGGCAGGACGATGTTTCTTGCTCTTCAGACTCTTGCTGTAGTGTTTGGAGATATTGGAATTGGTCCATTATATACATTTGATGTCATGTTTAACAAGTACCCAATTCATGGGGAGGAGGATGTCCTTGGAGCACTCTCACTTGTTCTGTATACCCTGATTTTGATGCCATTAGTGAAATATGTTTTGGTTGTCCTTTGGGCCAATGATGATGGTGAAG GTGGTATATTTGCCTTGTATTCTTTGATTTGTAGAAATGCTAAAGTGAGTCTCATTCCAAACCAAGTACACTCTGAGAAGAGGATGTCAAGTTTTCGACTCAAGCTTCCAACGGCAGAACTAGAGAGATCCATAAAAGTAAAAGAGAAACTTGAATCATCATTGTTGTTAAAGAAGCTGCTGTTAGGCTTAGTGTTGTTTGGGACTTCCATGTTCATATCAAATGGAGTTATCACACCAGCAATGTCAG TGTTATCTGCTGTCAGTGGCTTGAAAGTTGGGATACGAAATGCCTCACAAG ATGTTGTGGTGATGATTTCAGTTGCACTTCTTGTAATATTGTTTAGTTTACAGAGGTATGCCACTAGCAAAGTGGGGTTTGCACTTGGTCcttctttacttgtatggttttgTTGTCTTGGAGGAATTGGCATATACAATCTGAGTCTATACGGACCAACAGCTTTTAAAGCATTTAATCCTCTCTACATCATTTATTATTTTGGGAGGAATCCTTTTCAGGCTTGGCTGTCCCTTGGTGGGTGTCTTTTATGTGCAACAG GATCTGAGGCCATCTTTTCGAATCTTTGTTACTTTCCCGTAAGATATGTTCAG TATATGTTTGTGCTTCTTGTTCTTCCTTGCCTTGTCTTGGCGTATCTAGGACAAGCTGCTTTTCTCATTGCCAATCCAAAGTCATCTGAGCAGGTCTTCTTTTCATCTATTCCAA GTGGAGTTTTCTGGCCTGTTTTCTTATTGGCGAATTTGGCTGCACTGATTGCCAGTAGGACAATGACTGTTGCTATATTCCAGTGCCTAAAGCAGTCTATAGCACTTGGTTGTTTTCCTCGGCTGAAAATTGTTCATACATCTCGAAAATTTATGGCTAAAATCTACATTCCTGTTGTAAACTGGTTCCTGCTGGTTTCCTGCTTGGGCTTCATTGTTTTGTTCAGAAGCGTATATGATGTTGGCAATGCATATG CTATAGCAGAGCTTGGTGTGATGATAATGGCCACGGTTTATGTTACAATCATAATGCTTCTAATATGGGAGTCCAATATTACTAAGGTTCTGTTGTTTTTTATCACATTCCTCTTCTTGGAGCTGATTTTCTTCTCGTCAGCTCTGAGTAGTGTTGGAGATGGAGGTTGGGCATTCCTGATCTTTGCATCTGTTCTACTCCTGATTATGTTTATATGGAACTATGGGAGTAAACTAAAGTATGACAGTGAAGTCAAGCAGAAGCTTTCAAAGGATTTAATGAGAAAGTTGGGGCCCAACCTTGGTACCATCAGAGCTCCTGGACTAGGCTTAGTCTGCAGTGATATTGTGAAAGGAGTTCCTGCAATTTTCGGTCATTTTCTGACCTCCCTTCCTGCGATACACTCTATTATAGTCTTTGTCTGTATCAGGAATGTGCCGGTTCCTGCGGTTCCCCAAAGTGAAAGGTTTCTTTTCCAACGTGTATGCTCAAGGAGCTATCACATGTTCCGCTGTATAGCCAG ATACGGGTACAAAGACAAGAAGCAGGAGCACCACAGTGTGTTTGAGCGTCTCCTGATAGAAGGCCTTGAAAAATTCATACAAAGGGAGGCAGTAGAGCTATCCCTACAAAGTGAAGACGATGTTGACTCCGACGAAGAGCCTCCCACCCCTATGAAGATCATCACAGCGCCAAACGGCAGCCTCTACTCCCTCGATGTCCCTCTTATGGCAGACTATGTGCCTTCAACACAAGTCATTCCTGAAACCAGCTGCTCGACACCTCATGTCGATCCTGTACTGGACTATGCACAGAACCTCGAACTGGAGCTGGCGTTCATCAAGCAGTCAAAGCAGTCTGGTGCCGTGTACCTCATCGACAACCCCATCATCAAGGCCAGGAAGGACTCATGGTTCTTCAAGAAGCTGATGATAAACTATTTCTTCGCGTTCCTGAGGAACAACTGCCGCCGGGCAATCATGTTGATGAGCATCCCGCACTCGAACATGATGCAGGTGCGCATGACTTCTTATGTCTGA
- the LOC117863325 gene encoding probable potassium transporter 15 isoform X4, with product MSSFRLKLPTAELERSIKVKEKLESSLLLKKLLLGLVLFGTSMFISNGVITPAMSVLSAVSGLKVGIRNASQDVVVMISVALLVILFSLQRYATSKVGFALGPSLLVWFCCLGGIGIYNLSLYGPTAFKAFNPLYIIYYFGRNPFQAWLSLGGCLLCATGSEAIFSNLCYFPVRYVQYMFVLLVLPCLVLAYLGQAAFLIANPKSSEQVFFSSIPSGVFWPVFLLANLAALIASRTMTVAIFQCLKQSIALGCFPRLKIVHTSRKFMAKIYIPVVNWFLLVSCLGFIVLFRSVYDVGNAYAIAELGVMIMATVYVTIIMLLIWESNITKVLLFFITFLFLELIFFSSALSSVGDGGWAFLIFASVLLLIMFIWNYGSKLKYDSEVKQKLSKDLMRKLGPNLGTIRAPGLGLVCSDIVKGVPAIFGHFLTSLPAIHSIIVFVCIRNVPVPAVPQSERFLFQRVCSRSYHMFRCIARYGYKDKKQEHHSVFERLLIEGLEKFIQREAVELSLQSEDDVDSDEEPPTPMKIITAPNGSLYSLDVPLMADYVPSTQVIPETSCSTPHVDPVLDYAQNLELELAFIKQSKQSGAVYLIDNPIIKARKDSWFFKKLMINYFFAFLRNNCRRAIMLMSIPHSNMMQVRMTSYV from the exons ATGTCAAGTTTTCGACTCAAGCTTCCAACGGCAGAACTAGAGAGATCCATAAAAGTAAAAGAGAAACTTGAATCATCATTGTTGTTAAAGAAGCTGCTGTTAGGCTTAGTGTTGTTTGGGACTTCCATGTTCATATCAAATGGAGTTATCACACCAGCAATGTCAG TGTTATCTGCTGTCAGTGGCTTGAAAGTTGGGATACGAAATGCCTCACAAG ATGTTGTGGTGATGATTTCAGTTGCACTTCTTGTAATATTGTTTAGTTTACAGAGGTATGCCACTAGCAAAGTGGGGTTTGCACTTGGTCcttctttacttgtatggttttgTTGTCTTGGAGGAATTGGCATATACAATCTGAGTCTATACGGACCAACAGCTTTTAAAGCATTTAATCCTCTCTACATCATTTATTATTTTGGGAGGAATCCTTTTCAGGCTTGGCTGTCCCTTGGTGGGTGTCTTTTATGTGCAACAG GATCTGAGGCCATCTTTTCGAATCTTTGTTACTTTCCCGTAAGATATGTTCAG TATATGTTTGTGCTTCTTGTTCTTCCTTGCCTTGTCTTGGCGTATCTAGGACAAGCTGCTTTTCTCATTGCCAATCCAAAGTCATCTGAGCAGGTCTTCTTTTCATCTATTCCAA GTGGAGTTTTCTGGCCTGTTTTCTTATTGGCGAATTTGGCTGCACTGATTGCCAGTAGGACAATGACTGTTGCTATATTCCAGTGCCTAAAGCAGTCTATAGCACTTGGTTGTTTTCCTCGGCTGAAAATTGTTCATACATCTCGAAAATTTATGGCTAAAATCTACATTCCTGTTGTAAACTGGTTCCTGCTGGTTTCCTGCTTGGGCTTCATTGTTTTGTTCAGAAGCGTATATGATGTTGGCAATGCATATG CTATAGCAGAGCTTGGTGTGATGATAATGGCCACGGTTTATGTTACAATCATAATGCTTCTAATATGGGAGTCCAATATTACTAAGGTTCTGTTGTTTTTTATCACATTCCTCTTCTTGGAGCTGATTTTCTTCTCGTCAGCTCTGAGTAGTGTTGGAGATGGAGGTTGGGCATTCCTGATCTTTGCATCTGTTCTACTCCTGATTATGTTTATATGGAACTATGGGAGTAAACTAAAGTATGACAGTGAAGTCAAGCAGAAGCTTTCAAAGGATTTAATGAGAAAGTTGGGGCCCAACCTTGGTACCATCAGAGCTCCTGGACTAGGCTTAGTCTGCAGTGATATTGTGAAAGGAGTTCCTGCAATTTTCGGTCATTTTCTGACCTCCCTTCCTGCGATACACTCTATTATAGTCTTTGTCTGTATCAGGAATGTGCCGGTTCCTGCGGTTCCCCAAAGTGAAAGGTTTCTTTTCCAACGTGTATGCTCAAGGAGCTATCACATGTTCCGCTGTATAGCCAG ATACGGGTACAAAGACAAGAAGCAGGAGCACCACAGTGTGTTTGAGCGTCTCCTGATAGAAGGCCTTGAAAAATTCATACAAAGGGAGGCAGTAGAGCTATCCCTACAAAGTGAAGACGATGTTGACTCCGACGAAGAGCCTCCCACCCCTATGAAGATCATCACAGCGCCAAACGGCAGCCTCTACTCCCTCGATGTCCCTCTTATGGCAGACTATGTGCCTTCAACACAAGTCATTCCTGAAACCAGCTGCTCGACACCTCATGTCGATCCTGTACTGGACTATGCACAGAACCTCGAACTGGAGCTGGCGTTCATCAAGCAGTCAAAGCAGTCTGGTGCCGTGTACCTCATCGACAACCCCATCATCAAGGCCAGGAAGGACTCATGGTTCTTCAAGAAGCTGATGATAAACTATTTCTTCGCGTTCCTGAGGAACAACTGCCGCCGGGCAATCATGTTGATGAGCATCCCGCACTCGAACATGATGCAGGTGCGCATGACTTCTTATGTCTGA
- the LOC117863325 gene encoding probable potassium transporter 15 isoform X3 has product MRGGIFALYSLICRNAKVSLIPNQVHSEKRMSSFRLKLPTAELERSIKVKEKLESSLLLKKLLLGLVLFGTSMFISNGVITPAMSVLSAVSGLKVGIRNASQDVVVMISVALLVILFSLQRYATSKVGFALGPSLLVWFCCLGGIGIYNLSLYGPTAFKAFNPLYIIYYFGRNPFQAWLSLGGCLLCATGSEAIFSNLCYFPVRYVQYMFVLLVLPCLVLAYLGQAAFLIANPKSSEQVFFSSIPSGVFWPVFLLANLAALIASRTMTVAIFQCLKQSIALGCFPRLKIVHTSRKFMAKIYIPVVNWFLLVSCLGFIVLFRSVYDVGNAYAIAELGVMIMATVYVTIIMLLIWESNITKVLLFFITFLFLELIFFSSALSSVGDGGWAFLIFASVLLLIMFIWNYGSKLKYDSEVKQKLSKDLMRKLGPNLGTIRAPGLGLVCSDIVKGVPAIFGHFLTSLPAIHSIIVFVCIRNVPVPAVPQSERFLFQRVCSRSYHMFRCIARYGYKDKKQEHHSVFERLLIEGLEKFIQREAVELSLQSEDDVDSDEEPPTPMKIITAPNGSLYSLDVPLMADYVPSTQVIPETSCSTPHVDPVLDYAQNLELELAFIKQSKQSGAVYLIDNPIIKARKDSWFFKKLMINYFFAFLRNNCRRAIMLMSIPHSNMMQVRMTSYV; this is encoded by the exons ATGCGAG GTGGTATATTTGCCTTGTATTCTTTGATTTGTAGAAATGCTAAAGTGAGTCTCATTCCAAACCAAGTACACTCTGAGAAGAGGATGTCAAGTTTTCGACTCAAGCTTCCAACGGCAGAACTAGAGAGATCCATAAAAGTAAAAGAGAAACTTGAATCATCATTGTTGTTAAAGAAGCTGCTGTTAGGCTTAGTGTTGTTTGGGACTTCCATGTTCATATCAAATGGAGTTATCACACCAGCAATGTCAG TGTTATCTGCTGTCAGTGGCTTGAAAGTTGGGATACGAAATGCCTCACAAG ATGTTGTGGTGATGATTTCAGTTGCACTTCTTGTAATATTGTTTAGTTTACAGAGGTATGCCACTAGCAAAGTGGGGTTTGCACTTGGTCcttctttacttgtatggttttgTTGTCTTGGAGGAATTGGCATATACAATCTGAGTCTATACGGACCAACAGCTTTTAAAGCATTTAATCCTCTCTACATCATTTATTATTTTGGGAGGAATCCTTTTCAGGCTTGGCTGTCCCTTGGTGGGTGTCTTTTATGTGCAACAG GATCTGAGGCCATCTTTTCGAATCTTTGTTACTTTCCCGTAAGATATGTTCAG TATATGTTTGTGCTTCTTGTTCTTCCTTGCCTTGTCTTGGCGTATCTAGGACAAGCTGCTTTTCTCATTGCCAATCCAAAGTCATCTGAGCAGGTCTTCTTTTCATCTATTCCAA GTGGAGTTTTCTGGCCTGTTTTCTTATTGGCGAATTTGGCTGCACTGATTGCCAGTAGGACAATGACTGTTGCTATATTCCAGTGCCTAAAGCAGTCTATAGCACTTGGTTGTTTTCCTCGGCTGAAAATTGTTCATACATCTCGAAAATTTATGGCTAAAATCTACATTCCTGTTGTAAACTGGTTCCTGCTGGTTTCCTGCTTGGGCTTCATTGTTTTGTTCAGAAGCGTATATGATGTTGGCAATGCATATG CTATAGCAGAGCTTGGTGTGATGATAATGGCCACGGTTTATGTTACAATCATAATGCTTCTAATATGGGAGTCCAATATTACTAAGGTTCTGTTGTTTTTTATCACATTCCTCTTCTTGGAGCTGATTTTCTTCTCGTCAGCTCTGAGTAGTGTTGGAGATGGAGGTTGGGCATTCCTGATCTTTGCATCTGTTCTACTCCTGATTATGTTTATATGGAACTATGGGAGTAAACTAAAGTATGACAGTGAAGTCAAGCAGAAGCTTTCAAAGGATTTAATGAGAAAGTTGGGGCCCAACCTTGGTACCATCAGAGCTCCTGGACTAGGCTTAGTCTGCAGTGATATTGTGAAAGGAGTTCCTGCAATTTTCGGTCATTTTCTGACCTCCCTTCCTGCGATACACTCTATTATAGTCTTTGTCTGTATCAGGAATGTGCCGGTTCCTGCGGTTCCCCAAAGTGAAAGGTTTCTTTTCCAACGTGTATGCTCAAGGAGCTATCACATGTTCCGCTGTATAGCCAG ATACGGGTACAAAGACAAGAAGCAGGAGCACCACAGTGTGTTTGAGCGTCTCCTGATAGAAGGCCTTGAAAAATTCATACAAAGGGAGGCAGTAGAGCTATCCCTACAAAGTGAAGACGATGTTGACTCCGACGAAGAGCCTCCCACCCCTATGAAGATCATCACAGCGCCAAACGGCAGCCTCTACTCCCTCGATGTCCCTCTTATGGCAGACTATGTGCCTTCAACACAAGTCATTCCTGAAACCAGCTGCTCGACACCTCATGTCGATCCTGTACTGGACTATGCACAGAACCTCGAACTGGAGCTGGCGTTCATCAAGCAGTCAAAGCAGTCTGGTGCCGTGTACCTCATCGACAACCCCATCATCAAGGCCAGGAAGGACTCATGGTTCTTCAAGAAGCTGATGATAAACTATTTCTTCGCGTTCCTGAGGAACAACTGCCGCCGGGCAATCATGTTGATGAGCATCCCGCACTCGAACATGATGCAGGTGCGCATGACTTCTTATGTCTGA